The following coding sequences lie in one Myxococcus xanthus genomic window:
- a CDS encoding response regulator encodes MGPILIVDDEFGIVEAMRDLLSDEGYRTAIALNGKEALERMAEERPCLVLLDYMMPVMNGPALLEAMERNPLLRDIPVVMMSASPPDYWKHLRCAAFLPKPFSLDGLLVVVRRFAQGAILQ; translated from the coding sequence ATGGGCCCCATCCTCATCGTCGATGACGAGTTCGGCATCGTCGAGGCCATGCGCGACCTCCTGAGCGACGAAGGCTACCGGACCGCCATCGCGCTCAATGGGAAGGAGGCCTTGGAGCGGATGGCCGAGGAGCGCCCCTGCCTGGTGCTGCTCGACTACATGATGCCGGTGATGAACGGCCCGGCCCTGCTGGAGGCGATGGAGCGCAATCCCCTGCTGCGCGACATCCCGGTGGTGATGATGAGCGCCAGCCCGCCGGACTACTGGAAGCACCTGCGCTGCGCGGCCTTCCTGCCCAAGCCCTTTTCCCTGGATGGGCTGCTGGTGGTGGTGAGGCGCTTCGCCCAGGGAGCCATCCTCCAGTAG
- the nagZ gene encoding beta-N-acetylhexosaminidase, giving the protein MTTSSPLYRDCARLFMVGFPGTHIDSELAALMDDGIYGAILFKRNVGSAADTAALCHALKTRASRPFILSVDQEGGRVARLRGAPFTALPPMRELGQRGDAAQVERVGRLLAYELRALGFDWDFAPVLDVDTNPANPVIGDRSFSREAEEVARLGVALARGLEAGGVASCGKHFPGHGDTTTDSHLTLPRLPHDLERLRSVELVPFRAFAQAGLASLMTAHVLFDALDPGVPATMSQRVLQGVLREELGFDGVLVSDDLEMKAIAGHYSVEEATVQGTLAGVDLFLVCHNADVQRRAIEALVKAVESGRVSRERIAQAHRRLDALSARFAHPAEDRLALLGSPEHHALAEGLVSTFTGRDPTEVMLASR; this is encoded by the coding sequence GTGACGACTTCCTCCCCCCTCTACCGCGACTGTGCCCGCCTCTTCATGGTGGGCTTTCCCGGCACTCACATCGACAGCGAGCTGGCCGCGCTGATGGATGACGGCATCTACGGCGCCATCCTCTTCAAGCGCAACGTGGGCAGCGCCGCGGACACGGCCGCGCTGTGCCACGCGTTGAAAACACGCGCCAGCCGGCCCTTCATCCTGTCGGTGGACCAGGAGGGCGGCCGTGTGGCCCGGCTTCGTGGCGCGCCCTTCACCGCGCTGCCGCCCATGCGTGAGCTGGGGCAGCGCGGCGACGCGGCCCAGGTGGAGCGCGTGGGCCGGCTGCTGGCGTATGAGCTGCGCGCGCTCGGCTTCGACTGGGACTTCGCACCGGTGCTGGACGTGGACACCAACCCGGCCAATCCCGTCATTGGCGACCGCAGCTTCAGCCGCGAGGCGGAGGAGGTGGCGCGGCTGGGCGTGGCGCTCGCGCGGGGACTGGAAGCGGGCGGCGTGGCGTCGTGTGGCAAGCACTTCCCCGGCCACGGCGACACCACCACCGACAGCCACCTGACGTTGCCGCGGCTGCCGCACGATTTGGAGCGGCTGCGCAGCGTGGAGTTGGTGCCCTTCCGCGCCTTCGCCCAGGCGGGGCTGGCGTCCCTGATGACGGCGCACGTCCTCTTCGACGCGCTGGACCCGGGGGTGCCCGCCACCATGAGTCAGCGCGTGCTCCAGGGTGTGCTGCGCGAGGAGCTGGGCTTCGACGGGGTGCTCGTCAGCGACGACCTGGAGATGAAGGCCATTGCCGGCCACTACTCCGTGGAGGAGGCCACGGTGCAGGGCACGCTCGCGGGCGTGGACCTGTTCCTGGTGTGCCACAACGCGGACGTGCAGCGCCGCGCCATCGAAGCCCTGGTGAAGGCGGTGGAGTCCGGTCGCGTGTCACGGGAGCGAATCGCGCAGGCGCACCGGCGGCTGGACGCGCTCAGTGCCCGCTTCGCGCACCCGGCGGAGGACCGGCTCGCCCTGCTGGGGAGCCCGGAGCATCACGCGCTCGCCGAGGGGCTCGTCAGCACCTTCACCGGCCGCGACCCGACCGAGGTGATGCTGGCCTCCCGCTGA
- the bcp gene encoding thioredoxin-dependent thiol peroxidase, with the protein MPQAGDQAPAFQLADQDGNPVSLAQFAGRSVVLYFYPKDDTPGCTVEACGFRDEHSALEAAGAVVLGVSADSTASHRKFATKFNLPFPLLADVDHTLSEAYGVWGEKSLYGRKFLGITRATFLIGPDGVLKQVWPKVKVNGHVAEVLAALKGEAPAAAGAEKKSAAKKAPAGKKVAAAKKAPAGKTVTGKPAATKKATAKKAAPAAKAPRAAKKAATAKKPATAKKTSAGKKPGAGKKAAPAKKSAAAKKASRK; encoded by the coding sequence ATGCCCCAAGCAGGTGACCAGGCCCCCGCGTTCCAACTCGCCGACCAGGATGGAAACCCGGTATCGCTCGCGCAGTTCGCGGGCCGGAGTGTCGTCCTCTACTTCTATCCGAAGGACGACACCCCCGGATGCACCGTGGAGGCATGTGGCTTCCGTGACGAGCACTCGGCGCTGGAGGCCGCGGGCGCGGTGGTGCTGGGCGTGTCCGCGGACAGCACCGCGAGCCACCGGAAGTTCGCGACCAAGTTCAACCTGCCCTTCCCGCTGCTGGCCGACGTGGACCACACGTTGTCCGAGGCCTACGGCGTCTGGGGGGAGAAGTCGCTCTATGGCCGCAAGTTCCTGGGCATCACCCGGGCGACGTTCCTCATCGGCCCGGATGGCGTGCTGAAGCAGGTGTGGCCCAAGGTGAAGGTGAACGGCCACGTCGCCGAGGTGCTGGCCGCGCTGAAGGGCGAAGCTCCGGCGGCGGCCGGTGCTGAGAAGAAGTCCGCCGCGAAGAAGGCGCCCGCGGGGAAGAAGGTGGCCGCCGCGAAGAAGGCTCCGGCGGGAAAGACTGTCACGGGGAAGCCCGCCGCGACCAAGAAGGCGACGGCGAAGAAGGCGGCTCCGGCCGCCAAGGCACCCCGTGCGGCGAAGAAGGCCGCGACTGCGAAGAAGCCCGCGACCGCGAAGAAGACCTCGGCCGGGAAGAAGCCGGGCGCCGGTAAGAAGGCGGCGCCCGCGAAGAAGTCCGCGGCGGCGAAGAAGGCCTCCAGGAAGTAG
- a CDS encoding response regulator translates to MAPRILVVDDNQELLSLLTQLFEEAGYEVIGASRGKQAVELAKAQPPAAAVLDILLPDMMGYHLADALRKDNPQLPLLFITGVFKGGKHAVESRTKYQAAGYFEKPFEAQKLLEAMTKVLPPEKPVAAAASLQDAFEVELDIDVEEEGPQDAMELTGRIKVTGGGNITAEIRGANLTASPMQKVPATHVRPPTPGRPPDPPPAGAPGSRRGEIRDNLPSLLTAFYLSRETGELGVQKGKVKKVVYFEKGTPVFALSNLLADRFGQFLVRVGKIKPEQLQDASAVAAQSNRRTGDVLVERGLLKDTERLYYVGQQVKAVIYSLFAWDEGTYVLSFREKASAESIKLDVHPANLIVRGIKKLYKPERLRRLLQPEDRLIPAVAPAYQLNEVELERWEAELLPKIDGNRTVAELLAFANRPEHVVYGFLVAMMSLGILDKRG, encoded by the coding sequence ATGGCACCCCGAATCCTCGTCGTCGATGACAATCAGGAGCTGTTGTCCCTCCTCACGCAGCTCTTCGAGGAGGCGGGCTACGAGGTCATTGGTGCGAGCCGCGGCAAGCAGGCGGTGGAGCTGGCCAAGGCCCAGCCCCCGGCGGCGGCCGTGCTCGATATCCTGCTGCCCGACATGATGGGGTACCACCTCGCGGACGCGCTGCGGAAGGACAACCCCCAGCTCCCGCTCCTCTTCATCACCGGCGTCTTCAAGGGTGGCAAGCACGCTGTCGAGTCGCGCACCAAGTACCAGGCCGCCGGCTACTTCGAGAAACCCTTCGAGGCTCAGAAGCTGCTCGAGGCGATGACGAAGGTGCTGCCTCCGGAGAAGCCCGTTGCGGCGGCCGCGTCGCTCCAGGACGCCTTCGAGGTGGAGCTGGACATCGACGTGGAGGAGGAAGGCCCGCAGGACGCCATGGAGCTGACCGGCCGCATCAAGGTGACGGGCGGCGGCAACATCACGGCGGAGATTCGCGGCGCCAACCTCACGGCCAGCCCCATGCAGAAGGTGCCGGCCACGCATGTGCGCCCGCCCACGCCGGGCCGTCCGCCGGACCCGCCGCCCGCGGGCGCGCCGGGCAGCCGCCGCGGTGAAATCCGGGACAACCTGCCCTCGCTCCTCACCGCGTTCTATCTCTCCCGCGAGACGGGCGAGCTGGGCGTGCAGAAGGGCAAGGTGAAGAAGGTCGTCTACTTCGAGAAGGGCACGCCGGTGTTCGCCCTCTCCAACCTGCTCGCGGACCGCTTTGGCCAGTTCCTCGTTCGCGTGGGGAAGATCAAGCCGGAGCAGCTCCAGGACGCGTCGGCGGTGGCCGCGCAGTCCAACCGCCGCACCGGTGACGTGCTGGTGGAGCGTGGGCTGCTCAAGGACACCGAGCGCCTCTACTACGTGGGCCAGCAGGTGAAGGCCGTCATCTACTCGCTCTTCGCGTGGGATGAAGGCACGTACGTGCTGAGCTTCCGGGAGAAGGCGAGCGCGGAGTCCATCAAGCTGGACGTGCACCCGGCCAACCTCATCGTCCGGGGCATCAAGAAGCTCTACAAGCCGGAGCGCCTGCGGCGCCTGCTCCAGCCGGAGGACCGCCTCATCCCCGCCGTGGCCCCGGCCTACCAGCTCAACGAAGTGGAGCTGGAGCGGTGGGAGGCGGAGCTGCTGCCGAAAATCGACGGCAACCGCACCGTGGCGGAGTTGCTGGCCTTCGCCAACCGCCCCGAGCACGTCGTCTACGGCTTCCTGGTGGCGATGATGTCGCTGGGCATCCTGGACAAGCGCGGGTAG
- a CDS encoding MXAN_6627.5 family MYXO-CTERM protein — translation MFPIRSHLRRLLACLPLLLPLGAMAQSDGGLDAGLPDASVGEGGADRDNPEGDDSTGRVNTSCRSTRDCSPRFSCDDGRCRYTGVRQADQQGCVLGAQAALLVVGLAAVGGYRRRR, via the coding sequence ATGTTCCCCATCCGCTCCCACCTGCGGCGCCTGCTGGCCTGCCTTCCCCTCCTGCTGCCCCTCGGGGCCATGGCCCAATCCGACGGAGGGCTCGACGCGGGCCTCCCCGACGCCTCCGTGGGCGAGGGCGGCGCGGACCGGGACAACCCCGAGGGGGACGACAGTACAGGCAGGGTGAATACGTCCTGCCGTAGCACCCGGGATTGCTCTCCCCGCTTCTCCTGCGATGACGGGCGCTGCCGCTACACTGGCGTGCGCCAGGCAGACCAGCAAGGCTGCGTGCTGGGTGCCCAGGCCGCGCTCCTCGTCGTGGGCCTGGCCGCAGTGGGCGGGTACAGGCGCAGGCGTTAG
- a CDS encoding class I SAM-dependent methyltransferase: MRLGLKADNLLERVADWLNLAPQPVAHAFFGMMASRTLMAGVRLGVYEALTDGPMSAETLAERLKLSQEGTRTLLEALIACEAVERQRGGRYRLAPRARRWLDPRSPRYVGAFLEFNYAQWDWWNGLEGVVRTGQAVDIHGFAPDDARWRDYIHAMHQLARLAAPEVVAAIPLPRGAKQVLDLGGAHGWFAAELCLRNRGLKATVLDLEGSARVGREIIASAGLSHLVTHREGDILTAELGGPYDGVMLFQVMHHLTPAQNVALLRRVRASLAPRGTLAVLEYLRESVDTPTSAAPLIGLHYFLTSGAAAYTPAEVEGFLDDAGFRIEHSRPIRHLPLQTLLVARLD; this comes from the coding sequence ATGAGGCTGGGGCTCAAAGCGGACAACCTGCTGGAGCGCGTGGCGGACTGGCTCAACCTGGCCCCACAGCCGGTGGCCCATGCCTTCTTCGGGATGATGGCGTCGCGGACGCTGATGGCCGGCGTGCGGCTGGGCGTCTATGAAGCCCTGACGGACGGGCCCATGTCGGCGGAGACGCTGGCGGAGCGGCTGAAGCTGTCCCAGGAGGGCACTCGCACGCTGCTGGAGGCCCTGATTGCGTGCGAGGCCGTGGAGCGGCAGCGCGGTGGACGCTACCGGCTGGCCCCTCGCGCCAGGCGATGGTTGGACCCACGCTCGCCCCGCTACGTGGGCGCCTTCCTGGAGTTCAACTACGCCCAGTGGGACTGGTGGAACGGGCTGGAGGGCGTGGTGCGCACCGGCCAGGCGGTGGACATCCACGGCTTCGCGCCCGACGACGCGCGCTGGCGCGACTACATCCACGCCATGCACCAGCTGGCGCGGCTGGCGGCTCCGGAGGTCGTGGCGGCCATCCCCCTGCCCCGTGGTGCGAAGCAGGTGTTGGACCTGGGCGGCGCGCACGGCTGGTTCGCCGCCGAGCTGTGCCTGCGCAACCGGGGCCTGAAGGCCACGGTGTTGGATTTGGAAGGCAGCGCCCGCGTGGGCCGGGAAATCATCGCCTCTGCGGGGCTGAGCCACCTCGTCACCCATCGCGAAGGCGACATCCTCACCGCGGAGCTGGGCGGCCCGTACGACGGGGTGATGCTCTTCCAGGTGATGCACCACCTGACCCCCGCGCAGAACGTGGCCCTGCTGCGACGGGTCCGCGCCTCACTGGCGCCCCGGGGGACGCTGGCGGTGCTGGAGTATCTGCGCGAGAGCGTCGACACGCCCACCAGTGCGGCGCCGTTGATTGGCTTGCACTACTTCCTCACCTCCGGCGCGGCCGCCTACACGCCCGCCGAGGTGGAAGGCTTCCTGGACGATGCGGGCTTCCGCATCGAGCACAGCCGCCCCATCCGGCACCTGCCCCTGCAGACGCTCCTGGTGGCCCGACTGGACTGA
- a CDS encoding UbiA family prenyltransferase produces MLPQTPLPEDPPDVPLAVDLDGTLVRTDTLHENLLVLFKRAPWLLFLAPLWVLKGKAFFKAEVARRAALDAASLPYHEELLTFLHEEKARGRRLVLATAADRRIAEAVAAHLGLFSDVVASEAPVNLSGARKLAKLKELLGTFDYAGNDAVDLPLWRECRRIVVVHAPAGVLKQAQGLGRDVHRVFERPATRLRTWVKALRVHQWAKNALVFVPLLAAHKATEPDKLIQALLAFTAFSLCASSVYVLNDLLDLDSDRRHPTKRQRPFAACTLSVSTGVMLAPVLLLAGAAVCLLLPPAFAALLGTYYVLTLAYSLRLKQVVMLDVLVLAGLYTVRIFGGALAVGVPTSSWLMMFSMFLFLSLALVKRLSEVRRLRQSNETSAHGRGYLAQDYEQLASLGAASGQVSVLVLALYITSDEVTALYAHPERLWLICPVMLYWVGRVWLLAHRGLVNEDPLVFALRDRVSYAVGLLCALVLWAAT; encoded by the coding sequence ATGCTTCCGCAAACACCACTTCCCGAGGACCCTCCGGACGTCCCTCTCGCTGTCGACCTCGACGGGACGCTGGTGCGCACGGACACGCTGCACGAGAACCTGCTCGTCCTCTTCAAGCGCGCGCCCTGGCTGCTGTTTCTGGCGCCGCTGTGGGTGCTCAAGGGCAAGGCCTTCTTCAAAGCGGAAGTGGCCCGGCGCGCCGCCCTGGACGCAGCCAGCCTGCCCTACCACGAGGAGCTCCTGACGTTCCTGCACGAGGAGAAGGCCCGAGGACGCCGGCTGGTGCTGGCCACCGCGGCGGACCGGCGCATCGCCGAAGCCGTGGCCGCGCACCTGGGTCTCTTCTCCGACGTCGTCGCCAGCGAAGCGCCGGTGAACCTGTCCGGCGCGCGCAAGCTGGCGAAGCTGAAGGAGCTGCTGGGCACCTTCGACTACGCGGGCAACGACGCGGTGGACCTGCCCTTGTGGCGTGAATGCCGCCGCATCGTCGTGGTCCACGCGCCGGCCGGAGTGCTGAAGCAGGCCCAGGGCCTGGGCCGTGACGTCCACCGCGTCTTCGAGCGCCCCGCCACCCGCCTCCGCACCTGGGTGAAGGCGCTGCGCGTGCACCAGTGGGCGAAGAACGCGCTCGTCTTCGTGCCGCTACTGGCCGCCCACAAGGCCACCGAGCCGGACAAGCTGATTCAGGCACTGCTGGCGTTTACGGCCTTCAGCCTGTGCGCCTCCAGCGTGTACGTGCTGAATGACCTGCTGGACCTGGACTCCGACCGGCGACACCCGACGAAGAGGCAGCGTCCGTTCGCGGCGTGCACGCTGTCGGTGAGCACTGGCGTCATGCTGGCCCCCGTGCTGCTGCTGGCCGGCGCCGCGGTGTGCCTGCTGTTGCCGCCCGCCTTCGCAGCCCTGCTGGGCACCTACTACGTGCTGACGCTGGCCTACTCACTGCGGCTGAAGCAGGTGGTGATGTTGGACGTGCTGGTGCTGGCCGGGCTGTACACGGTGCGCATCTTCGGCGGCGCGCTCGCGGTGGGCGTGCCCACGTCCAGCTGGCTGATGATGTTCAGCATGTTCCTCTTCCTCTCGCTCGCGCTGGTGAAGCGGCTGAGCGAGGTCCGGCGCCTGCGGCAGTCCAATGAGACGTCCGCGCATGGCCGTGGCTACCTGGCCCAGGACTACGAACAGCTCGCCAGCCTGGGTGCGGCTTCGGGACAGGTGTCCGTGCTGGTGCTGGCGCTCTACATCACCTCCGATGAAGTGACGGCGCTGTACGCCCACCCAGAGCGGCTGTGGCTCATCTGCCCGGTGATGCTGTACTGGGTGGGCCGGGTGTGGCTGCTCGCTCACCGCGGGCTGGTGAACGAGGACCCGCTCGTCTTCGCCCTGAGGGACCGGGTGAGCTACGCCGTGGGGCTCCTGTGCGCGTTGGTGCTATGGGCCGCCACGTGA
- a CDS encoding FAD-binding oxidoreductase yields MKSRESWGRYPQVEQQTHALVWRTDALPRKDGSLLPHGLGRSYGDSCLNAGGTLLLTSGLDRFIAFDPATGVIRCEAGVSLDTILRLVAPRGWFLPVTPGTKFVTVGGAIANDVHGKNHHRGGTFGRFVRRFELLRSDGSRRVCAPDENPDWYGATIGGLGLTGLITWAEVQLTPISNPYVLQETVPFGNLDGFLDVARASEKDYEFTMAWVDCLARGKKLGRGLLYRGNFAPPQFDGLPLARSHLSHGVGLAVPMDMPAFCLNRLSVSAFNWLYYHRQNGKPKQRLTHYDPFFYPLDAIYAWNRIYGRRGFLQFQCVVPYSTARDALKEILERSSRGGLPSFLSVLKTFGDIPSPGWLSFPREGVTLAMDFANRGEKTWKLVEDLDRLTRQAGGAVYPAKDALMSPENFAAYFPQRERFMQYVDPSFSSSFWRRVNPVSLPFSLAAERGETASPPPRSLLAIR; encoded by the coding sequence ATGAAGTCACGGGAGTCCTGGGGGCGTTACCCCCAAGTCGAGCAGCAGACGCACGCCCTGGTGTGGCGCACGGACGCGCTGCCCCGGAAGGACGGTAGCCTGCTGCCCCACGGACTGGGGCGCAGCTACGGCGACTCGTGCCTCAACGCGGGGGGCACGCTGCTGCTCACCTCGGGGCTCGACCGCTTCATCGCCTTCGACCCGGCCACGGGTGTGATCCGCTGCGAAGCGGGTGTGTCGCTGGACACGATTCTGCGCCTGGTCGCGCCGCGCGGCTGGTTCCTGCCAGTGACGCCGGGCACCAAGTTCGTGACGGTGGGCGGCGCCATCGCCAACGACGTGCACGGGAAGAACCACCACCGGGGCGGTACCTTCGGCCGCTTCGTGCGGCGCTTCGAATTGCTGCGCTCGGACGGCAGCCGCCGGGTGTGCGCGCCGGACGAGAATCCGGACTGGTACGGCGCGACGATTGGCGGCCTGGGCCTCACCGGCCTCATCACGTGGGCCGAAGTGCAGCTCACGCCCATCAGCAACCCGTACGTGCTTCAGGAGACGGTGCCGTTCGGGAACCTGGATGGGTTCCTCGACGTGGCCCGCGCGTCGGAGAAGGACTACGAGTTCACCATGGCGTGGGTGGACTGCCTGGCCCGGGGAAAGAAGCTGGGACGGGGGCTCCTGTACCGGGGCAACTTCGCGCCGCCGCAGTTCGACGGGCTCCCGCTGGCCAGGAGCCACCTGTCGCATGGCGTGGGGCTGGCGGTGCCCATGGACATGCCGGCCTTCTGCCTCAACCGGCTGTCGGTGTCCGCTTTCAACTGGCTCTACTACCACCGGCAGAACGGCAAGCCGAAGCAGCGGCTGACGCACTACGACCCGTTCTTCTACCCGCTGGACGCCATCTACGCGTGGAACCGCATCTATGGCCGGCGCGGCTTCCTCCAGTTCCAATGCGTGGTGCCCTACTCCACCGCGCGCGACGCGCTGAAGGAAATCCTGGAGCGCAGCTCGCGCGGCGGACTGCCCAGCTTCCTCTCCGTGCTGAAGACGTTCGGTGACATTCCCTCGCCGGGGTGGCTGTCCTTCCCGCGCGAGGGCGTGACGCTGGCCATGGACTTCGCCAACCGCGGCGAGAAGACGTGGAAGCTGGTGGAGGACCTGGACCGGCTGACGCGGCAGGCGGGCGGCGCGGTGTACCCGGCGAAGGACGCGCTGATGAGCCCGGAGAACTTCGCGGCGTACTTTCCGCAGCGGGAGCGCTTCATGCAGTACGTGGACCCGTCGTTCTCCTCGTCGTTCTGGCGGCGGGTGAATCCGGTGTCCCTGCCCTTTTCCCTGGCCGCGGAGCGAGGCGAGACGGCATCCCCGCCGCCGCGGTCCCTGCTTGCCATCCGCTGA
- a CDS encoding SDR family oxidoreductase encodes MKKVLVLGATSAIAQATVRLLAARGASLYLTGRNAANLDAVTKDAATRGAAKVESQVVDLNDFDTHEALVEAAYTALDGLDGVVLAHGVLGDQAEAQRSWAATEAVLRTNFLSAVSLLTVLANRFEAQKAGTLVVISSVAGDRGRQSNYVYGASKGALNVFLQGLRNRLTKSNVAVVTVKPGFVDTPMTAHLPKNKLFASPEKVARGLLSAADSRKNEVYVPGIWALIMLIIRTIPETVFKRMKL; translated from the coding sequence ATGAAGAAAGTGCTCGTCCTCGGCGCCACCAGCGCCATTGCCCAGGCGACGGTGCGGCTCCTGGCCGCGCGCGGGGCCTCGCTGTACCTCACCGGCCGCAACGCGGCGAACCTCGACGCGGTGACGAAGGACGCCGCCACGCGCGGCGCGGCGAAGGTCGAGTCGCAGGTGGTGGACCTGAACGACTTCGACACCCACGAGGCGCTGGTGGAGGCCGCGTACACGGCGCTGGACGGGCTGGACGGCGTGGTGCTGGCGCACGGCGTGCTGGGTGACCAGGCGGAGGCGCAGCGCTCGTGGGCGGCGACGGAGGCGGTGCTGCGCACCAACTTCCTGAGCGCGGTGTCGCTGCTCACAGTGCTGGCCAACCGCTTCGAGGCGCAGAAGGCCGGCACGCTGGTGGTGATTTCGTCGGTGGCGGGCGACCGCGGCCGGCAGAGCAACTACGTGTACGGCGCGTCGAAGGGCGCGCTCAACGTCTTCCTCCAGGGCCTGCGCAACCGGCTGACGAAGTCCAACGTCGCGGTGGTGACGGTGAAGCCGGGCTTCGTCGACACGCCGATGACGGCGCACCTGCCGAAGAACAAGCTGTTCGCCTCGCCGGAGAAGGTGGCGCGCGGACTCTTGAGCGCCGCGGACTCGCGGAAGAACGAAGTCTACGTGCCCGGCATCTGGGCGCTCATCATGCTCATCATCCGGACGATTCCGGAGACAGTTTTCAAGCGCATGAAGCTCTGA
- a CDS encoding DoxX family membrane protein, giving the protein MSATAPLSPVPEPQPAASEAGVTPHAPAPEAWGLARRLAFRFVFAYLVLYTFPFPLDIIPVLGDFITSFQDGLWKAVVPWVGKHVLRLSTDITVMPNGSGDTTFDYVQVLMFFVVAVAVTGVWSVIDRRRTEYVKAHDLLHTNVRYVLAMAMLSYGLAKLFKSQFPFPSPERLVQPLGDFSPMGLLWNFMGFSKGYNVFTGGAEFLGGCLLLFRRTTTLGALVVAGVMVNVVALNFFYDVPVKLYSSHLLLMSLFLVLPDARRLLDVLVLNRATQPRPLQPPFPPSRWLSGAGLVMKVLVVGGIAYGFGSSRLEFIRKYGDSAPRPPFYGYYTVDSFTQDGQRLEATSGDARRWKAVAVNRFGRMIIKHQDDTVKSFGVEEDAPKKTLTLIDGQDDTAKKFVLTYTRSDANQLVLQGTLHEAAIEVRLTRVDESKFLLLNRGFNWIQEAPFNR; this is encoded by the coding sequence ATGAGCGCCACGGCCCCACTGTCCCCGGTCCCCGAGCCCCAGCCCGCCGCGTCCGAAGCGGGCGTGACACCTCATGCTCCCGCGCCCGAAGCCTGGGGTCTCGCGCGGCGGCTGGCCTTCCGCTTCGTCTTCGCCTACCTGGTCCTCTATACCTTCCCGTTCCCCTTGGACATCATTCCGGTCCTGGGCGACTTCATCACCTCGTTCCAGGACGGGCTCTGGAAAGCCGTGGTGCCCTGGGTCGGCAAGCACGTGCTGCGGCTGTCCACGGACATCACCGTGATGCCCAACGGCAGCGGCGACACCACGTTCGACTACGTGCAGGTGCTGATGTTCTTCGTCGTCGCCGTGGCGGTGACGGGCGTCTGGTCCGTCATCGACCGGCGCCGCACCGAGTACGTGAAGGCCCACGACCTGCTGCACACGAACGTCCGGTACGTGCTCGCGATGGCCATGCTGTCCTATGGGCTGGCCAAGCTCTTCAAGTCCCAGTTTCCCTTCCCCAGCCCGGAGCGACTGGTGCAGCCGCTGGGAGACTTCTCCCCCATGGGCCTGCTGTGGAACTTCATGGGCTTCTCGAAGGGCTACAATGTCTTCACGGGCGGCGCGGAGTTCCTGGGCGGCTGCCTGCTGCTCTTCCGGCGCACGACGACGCTGGGCGCGCTCGTCGTCGCGGGCGTCATGGTCAACGTGGTGGCGCTCAACTTCTTCTACGACGTCCCCGTCAAACTCTATTCGTCCCACCTGCTGTTGATGTCGCTGTTCCTGGTGCTGCCCGATGCCCGGCGGCTGCTCGACGTGCTGGTGCTCAACCGCGCCACGCAGCCTCGCCCGCTCCAGCCGCCCTTCCCACCTTCGCGCTGGCTGAGTGGCGCCGGGCTCGTGATGAAGGTCCTGGTGGTGGGCGGCATCGCCTACGGGTTTGGGAGCTCGCGGCTGGAGTTCATCCGCAAGTACGGGGACTCCGCGCCGCGGCCCCCGTTCTACGGCTACTACACGGTCGACTCCTTCACCCAGGATGGGCAGCGCCTGGAGGCCACGTCCGGAGATGCCCGGCGGTGGAAGGCGGTGGCCGTCAACCGCTTCGGCCGGATGATCATCAAGCACCAGGACGACACCGTGAAGTCCTTCGGCGTGGAAGAGGACGCACCGAAGAAGACGCTCACCCTCATCGACGGCCAGGACGACACCGCGAAGAAGTTCGTGCTCACCTACACGCGCTCGGACGCGAACCAGCTCGTCCTCCAGGGCACGCTCCACGAGGCCGCCATCGAGGTCCGCCTCACGCGGGTGGATGAGTCCAAGTTCCTCTTGCTCAACCGGGGCTTCAACTGGATTCAGGAGGCCCCCTTCAACCGCTGA